Proteins from a genomic interval of Clostridium sp. M62/1:
- a CDS encoding pyridoxamine kinase has translation MNETGQKKIAMINSMAGYGRCSLTAAIPVISALGIQCCPVVTSILSNHTGYQSCYFDDYTERMVPYMDEWKKQGFAFDSIATGFLGSVRQVQIVADFISHFKQEGTKLLVDPVLGDNGSLYCTCTPELCEEMRELIQYADVITPNLTEACILTETPWREKGWSRRELSDLAYKLLFMGPGAVVLTGVEKGHSILNVVLEKGREPVFLSSKYVESRRHGTGDVFSAVTAALMVRGFPLTECVKKAASFTRKCVERSEELQIPEKEGLCIEECLPSLLRMAGQRTKG, from the coding sequence ATGAACGAGACAGGACAGAAAAAAATTGCAATGATTAATTCTATGGCAGGATATGGCCGCTGTTCCCTTACAGCGGCTATTCCTGTGATCAGCGCTCTGGGAATCCAGTGCTGCCCGGTGGTCACTTCCATTTTGTCCAATCACACCGGATATCAGAGCTGTTATTTTGATGATTATACAGAGCGGATGGTGCCGTATATGGATGAGTGGAAGAAGCAGGGCTTTGCCTTCGACAGCATTGCCACAGGATTTTTGGGCTCTGTCAGGCAGGTGCAGATTGTGGCAGATTTTATCAGCCACTTTAAACAGGAGGGAACGAAGCTTCTTGTGGATCCGGTGCTGGGGGACAATGGGAGCCTTTATTGCACCTGTACGCCGGAACTCTGTGAGGAGATGCGGGAACTTATCCAGTATGCAGATGTGATTACGCCGAATCTGACGGAAGCCTGCATTCTCACAGAAACTCCCTGGAGGGAGAAGGGGTGGAGCAGACGGGAGCTCTCCGACCTGGCTTACAAACTCCTGTTTATGGGGCCCGGAGCCGTGGTGCTGACCGGCGTTGAGAAGGGGCATTCCATTCTGAACGTGGTTCTCGAGAAAGGCCGGGAGCCGGTATTCTTAAGCTCCAAGTATGTGGAGAGCCGCAGGCATGGAACCGGGGATGTGTTCTCCGCCGTGACAGCTGCCCTGATGGTCAGAGGTTTCCCTCTTACGGAATGTGTGAAGAAGGCCGCCTCCTTTACACGAAAGTGTGTGGAGCGGTCAGAGGAGCTTCAGATTCCCGAGAAAGAGGGCCTGTGTATTGAGGAGTGTCTGCCGTCCCTACTGCGCATGGCAGGGCAGCGGACGAAAGGGTAG
- a CDS encoding ECF transporter S component yields MNRKNDTAYKIAMTGLMAALSYVVFTFGQIRLTLPGGDATSIHLGNAVCVLGALLIGGFYGGLGGAIGMTIGDLFDPVYVVYAPKTFILKLCIGLITGFVAHRIGKITASTDRRHILKYVILASAAGLIFNVIADPLFGYYYKLLIIGKPAAELALVWNVASTSINAVVSAVASVFIYMAARPVLRTSGLLLRLS; encoded by the coding sequence ATGAACAGAAAAAATGACACAGCCTACAAAATTGCGATGACGGGGCTCATGGCAGCCCTCTCCTATGTGGTGTTCACCTTTGGCCAGATTCGTCTGACGCTTCCGGGAGGCGACGCCACATCCATCCATCTGGGAAATGCGGTCTGCGTGCTGGGAGCGCTTCTCATCGGCGGATTCTACGGAGGGCTGGGAGGAGCTATCGGCATGACCATTGGAGATCTCTTTGACCCGGTCTACGTGGTGTATGCGCCGAAGACCTTTATCCTGAAGCTCTGCATCGGCCTCATCACAGGCTTTGTGGCGCACCGGATAGGAAAAATAACTGCCAGCACCGATCGCAGGCATATATTGAAATACGTTATTCTGGCATCAGCGGCAGGCCTGATTTTTAATGTGATTGCGGATCCGCTGTTTGGCTATTACTATAAGCTGCTGATTATCGGAAAGCCGGCCGCAGAGCTGGCTCTCGTCTGGAATGTGGCCTCCACATCCATCAATGCGGTTGTTTCCGCTGTGGCTTCTGTTTTCATCTATATGGCTGCCCGCCCGGTGCTCAGAACCTCAGGCCTTCTCTTAAGGCTTTCATAA
- a CDS encoding MATE family efflux transporter has product MERDLTKGNIVFTLAGFSLPLILSGVLQQLYNWADAFIVGNIEGELALAAVGATGTITNLFVMVITGLTLGLSILAAQKYGRGERESLRRILSTFSIVLGVLFLLTAAAGLWLSDGILRLLHTPEDIFDISEGYLRIILTGIPFITIYNVYSAVLRGLGDSRAPFLSVLVSAAANVILDLAFVGGLRMGAPGAAAATVISQALMTVFIVCYAGRKYEILRFSREEKLVDKKILVQGFQLGLPPAIQSSVNSCGNLLLQNFMNSFGTQTVAAITTAYRVDSILLLPIINLGSGISTVTAQNMGAGNRARAKKVLFAGSVMMLCVSICLTFLILSAGGPLIALFGVTEESTAIGASFFRSIAGFYTVYGFAMAFRGFLEGCGDVLYSSIAGIAALASRILISYLCVSVWGNMVIAYAEGISWILLLALYLVRFLWKQRKPCGRREETEP; this is encoded by the coding sequence ATGGAACGAGATCTGACGAAGGGAAATATTGTGTTTACGCTGGCAGGCTTCAGTCTTCCGCTGATTTTGAGCGGAGTGCTGCAGCAGCTCTACAACTGGGCGGATGCCTTCATTGTGGGAAATATTGAGGGGGAGCTGGCGCTGGCCGCAGTGGGAGCCACGGGAACCATCACAAATCTGTTTGTTATGGTGATCACCGGACTGACGCTGGGACTTTCCATTCTGGCGGCCCAGAAGTACGGGAGAGGGGAGCGGGAGTCCCTGAGGAGGATTCTCTCCACCTTCTCCATTGTCCTGGGGGTTCTCTTTCTTCTGACTGCCGCCGCAGGGCTTTGGCTCTCAGACGGGATTCTCCGGCTGCTCCACACGCCGGAGGATATTTTCGATATTTCAGAGGGGTATCTTCGGATTATTCTCACGGGAATTCCTTTTATCACCATCTACAACGTGTATTCTGCCGTCCTGAGAGGCCTTGGCGACAGCCGGGCACCGTTTTTGTCTGTGCTGGTGTCAGCGGCGGCCAATGTGATCTTAGATCTGGCCTTTGTGGGAGGACTCAGGATGGGAGCGCCGGGAGCTGCCGCTGCCACGGTTATCTCACAGGCTCTGATGACTGTGTTCATTGTGTGCTATGCCGGCAGGAAATATGAGATTCTGCGCTTTTCCAGGGAAGAGAAGCTGGTGGATAAAAAGATTCTTGTGCAGGGATTCCAGCTGGGACTGCCGCCGGCAATCCAGTCCAGTGTCAACTCCTGCGGAAACCTGCTGCTGCAGAATTTTATGAACAGCTTCGGCACCCAGACGGTGGCTGCCATCACAACTGCCTACCGGGTAGATTCCATCCTTCTGCTTCCCATCATCAATCTCGGCTCCGGTATTTCCACTGTGACAGCCCAGAATATGGGGGCCGGAAACAGAGCCCGCGCAAAGAAGGTGCTTTTTGCAGGCTCCGTCATGATGCTCTGCGTGTCCATCTGCCTGACTTTTCTGATCCTTTCTGCGGGAGGGCCTCTGATTGCCCTGTTCGGTGTGACAGAGGAGTCCACGGCCATCGGGGCGTCCTTTTTCAGGAGTATTGCAGGCTTCTACACTGTCTACGGCTTTGCCATGGCTTTCCGGGGATTTCTGGAAGGCTGCGGGGATGTACTGTATTCAAGTATTGCAGGCATAGCAGCCCTGGCTTCGAGAATTCTCATCTCTTACCTGTGCGTTTCCGTCTGGGGAAATATGGTGATTGCCTATGCAGAGGGAATTTCCTGGATTCTGCTTCTCGCCCTCTATTTGGTTCGTTTCCTGTGGAAGCAGAGGAAGCCCTGTGGCAGAAGGGAAGAAACAGAGCCATAA
- the serS gene encoding serine--tRNA ligase, producing MLDLRFVRENPEIVKQNIRNKFQDSKLPLVDEVIALDAENRAAKKEADDLRAGKNKIAKQIGAMMAQGKKEEAEELKKKVGEDAARLAELEEKEKELSERITKIMMTIPNIIDPSVPIGKDDSENVEVQKYGEPVVPDFEIPYHTEIMERFNGIDLDSARKVAGNGFYYLMGDIARLHSAVISYARDFMIDRGFTYCVPPFMIRSNVVTGVMSFAEMDAMMYKIEGEDLYLIGTSEHSMIGKFIDTVLKEEELPKTLTSYSPCFRKEKGAHGIEERGVYRIHQFEKQEMIVVCKPEDSKMWFDRLWQNTVDLFRSLDIPVRTLECCSGDLADLKVKSVDVEAWSPRQKKYFEVGSCSNLGDAQARRLKIRVNGENGKYFAHTLNNTVVAPPRMLIAFLENNLQADGSVRIPEVLRPYMGGKTELR from the coding sequence ATGTTAGATTTAAGATTTGTCAGAGAAAATCCTGAGATTGTAAAGCAGAACATCAGGAATAAATTTCAGGACAGCAAGCTGCCGTTAGTGGACGAGGTGATTGCCCTGGATGCGGAAAACCGCGCTGCCAAGAAGGAGGCAGACGATCTGCGCGCAGGAAAGAACAAGATTGCAAAACAGATCGGAGCCATGATGGCTCAGGGAAAGAAAGAGGAGGCCGAGGAGCTCAAAAAGAAGGTGGGCGAGGACGCGGCACGTCTGGCTGAGCTTGAGGAGAAGGAGAAGGAGCTCTCCGAGAGAATCACAAAGATCATGATGACGATCCCGAACATTATCGATCCGTCTGTTCCGATCGGAAAGGATGACAGCGAGAATGTGGAGGTTCAGAAGTACGGCGAGCCGGTTGTGCCGGATTTTGAGATTCCATACCATACAGAGATTATGGAGCGCTTTAACGGAATCGATCTGGACAGCGCCAGAAAGGTTGCCGGAAACGGCTTTTACTACCTGATGGGGGATATTGCAAGACTCCACTCTGCCGTGATCTCCTACGCAAGGGATTTCATGATCGACAGAGGCTTCACCTACTGCGTTCCGCCTTTCATGATCCGCAGCAATGTGGTGACAGGCGTTATGAGCTTTGCAGAGATGGATGCCATGATGTATAAGATCGAGGGAGAGGATCTCTACCTGATCGGAACCAGCGAGCACTCCATGATCGGAAAGTTTATCGACACGGTTCTGAAGGAGGAAGAGCTTCCAAAGACGCTGACAAGCTATTCCCCATGCTTCAGAAAGGAGAAGGGCGCTCACGGAATCGAGGAGAGAGGCGTATACAGAATCCATCAGTTTGAAAAGCAGGAGATGATCGTTGTCTGCAAGCCGGAGGACAGCAAGATGTGGTTTGACAGGCTGTGGCAGAATACTGTCGATCTGTTCCGCTCTCTGGATATTCCAGTGCGGACACTGGAGTGCTGCTCCGGCGATCTGGCTGATCTGAAGGTGAAATCCGTGGATGTGGAGGCATGGTCCCCAAGACAGAAGAAATACTTTGAGGTGGGAAGCTGCTCCAACCTGGGAGACGCTCAGGCGCGCAGGTTAAAGATCCGTGTAAACGGAGAGAACGGCAAATACTTTGCCCACACTCTGAATAATACGGTAGTGGCTCCGCCGCGTATGCTGATTGCATTCCTGGAGAACAATCTGCAGGCTGACGGTTCTGTGAGAATCCCGGAGGTTTTAAGACCGTACATGGGCGGAAAGACAGAGCTGAGATAA
- the rsgA gene encoding ribosome small subunit-dependent GTPase A has translation MTGKIIKGIAGFYYVHDGQGRVYECKAKGVFRNRKIKPLVGDNVEFEILDDREATGNIVSVLERKNSLIRPAVSNVDQALVVFAITEPMPNLNLLDRFLVMMERQQIPAVICFNKIDLSSEEEMEKLRAIYGPAGYEIHFISTYEEAGLKEIHELIRHKTTVLAGPSGVGKSSLTNFIQPDACMETGVVSEKIKRGKHTTRHCELFFVEENTYMMDTPGFSSMYIEDIKPEELKEYFPEFAAEEDGCRFLGCVHVGERVCGVKEAVKAGRISRSRYDNYLLLYKELKDKRRY, from the coding sequence ATGACAGGAAAGATAATCAAGGGAATTGCCGGCTTTTACTATGTCCATGACGGACAGGGGAGAGTCTATGAATGCAAGGCAAAGGGTGTGTTCCGAAACAGGAAGATCAAGCCGCTAGTCGGAGATAATGTGGAGTTTGAGATTCTCGATGACAGGGAGGCAACGGGAAATATTGTCTCAGTCCTGGAACGGAAAAATTCCCTGATCCGCCCCGCAGTCTCCAATGTGGATCAGGCGCTTGTGGTCTTTGCGATCACGGAGCCTATGCCAAACCTCAATCTGCTGGACCGCTTTCTTGTGATGATGGAGCGCCAGCAGATACCGGCTGTTATCTGCTTTAATAAAATTGATCTCTCCTCGGAGGAGGAGATGGAGAAACTGCGGGCTATTTATGGCCCGGCCGGGTATGAGATCCACTTTATCAGCACCTACGAAGAGGCCGGGCTGAAGGAGATCCATGAGCTGATCCGCCACAAGACAACGGTTCTGGCAGGGCCGTCGGGGGTGGGAAAATCCTCCCTGACGAATTTCATTCAGCCTGATGCCTGCATGGAGACAGGCGTGGTCAGCGAAAAGATCAAGAGGGGAAAACACACTACCCGTCACTGCGAGCTGTTTTTCGTGGAGGAAAACACGTACATGATGGACACGCCGGGGTTCAGCTCCATGTATATTGAGGACATAAAGCCGGAGGAGCTGAAGGAATATTTCCCGGAATTTGCCGCAGAGGAGGATGGCTGCCGTTTTCTGGGCTGCGTCCACGTGGGAGAGCGGGTGTGCGGAGTGAAGGAGGCAGTGAAGGCCGGACGGATCAGCCGCAGCCGCTATGACAATTACCTGCTTTTGTATAAGGAGCTGAAGGATAAAAGGAGATATTAG
- a CDS encoding thiamine diphosphokinase, producing MKDRGRVKDIERVKDSGKREGIRVADSENTKKKSLAAPESGMQDFPERESGAQAKDSALDETCLILTGGSMDLAFARQFIAARRYGCVIAVDAGLERASALGITPDEIVGDLDTVDRRLFESYRQQPEVELEIHRPEKDETDTELALWMAKRKGFTRIDILGALGGRMDHALGNIQLLFQTFVDGIRAEIYDERNRIYLAGPGCTPFFRDRIYGKYISFLPLTESVEGITLKGFKYPLSDRDIRIGTSLCISNELAEEEGTLFFRKGILICVESHD from the coding sequence ATGAAAGACAGAGGAAGAGTGAAAGACATCGAACGAGTGAAGGACAGCGGGAAGAGAGAAGGAATACGCGTGGCAGATTCAGAGAATACTAAGAAGAAAAGCCTGGCAGCGCCGGAGTCTGGGATGCAGGACTTTCCGGAAAGGGAAAGCGGGGCTCAGGCAAAAGACAGCGCCTTGGATGAAACATGTCTCATCCTCACCGGAGGCAGCATGGATCTGGCGTTTGCCAGACAGTTTATCGCTGCACGCAGATACGGCTGTGTGATCGCGGTGGACGCAGGCCTCGAGAGAGCCTCGGCTCTGGGCATTACGCCGGATGAGATTGTAGGGGATCTGGACACCGTGGATCGCCGTCTGTTTGAGAGCTACCGGCAGCAGCCGGAGGTGGAGCTTGAGATTCACCGGCCGGAAAAGGACGAAACGGATACGGAGCTGGCTCTCTGGATGGCAAAGCGGAAGGGATTTACCAGGATAGACATTCTGGGCGCCCTGGGCGGGAGGATGGATCACGCCCTGGGAAATATTCAGCTTCTTTTCCAGACCTTTGTGGATGGAATCAGAGCGGAAATCTACGACGAAAGGAACAGAATCTATCTGGCAGGCCCCGGCTGCACACCGTTTTTCAGGGACAGGATTTACGGCAAATATATTTCCTTTCTCCCTCTGACTGAGTCGGTGGAGGGAATCACCCTTAAGGGCTTTAAGTATCCTCTCTCCGACCGGGATATCCGGATCGGCACAAGCCTGTGCATCAGCAATGAGCTGGCAGAAGAGGAGGGAACTCTCTTCTTCCGGAAGGGGATCCTGATCTGTGTGGAGAGCCATGATTAA
- a CDS encoding SLC13 family permease translates to MKACLEFFKKETVLCCAAVLALASMAFVPPDAVYLSYPDYRTLALLFCLMAVVGGFQSIGVFTLLGQKLLAGAGNVRRLSSVLVFLCFFSSMIITNDVALITFVPFTILVFRMTGKEKNLLKITVLETIAANLGSMATPVGNPQNLYLYSISGISMSEFLGAVLPYTVLAAALLCAVLFFEKKERIRVEVSMGALNLPVKIFFRRLGLYLGLLILCFLVVFRVLPYLPVLGVVAAAVYLCDRKILKEIDYMLLLTFLCFFVFIGNVKRIDQVSSLLMSMIQGRELLTGILASQIISNVPAAILLSGFTEQIVPLLTAVNLGGLGTLIASLASLITYKFYTREFAQQKGEFLKVFTKWNVIFLAALTAAAFLIGLMAG, encoded by the coding sequence ATGAAAGCGTGTCTTGAATTTTTCAAAAAAGAAACGGTTCTCTGCTGCGCGGCTGTCCTGGCCCTGGCATCCATGGCCTTCGTACCGCCGGACGCGGTGTACCTGTCCTACCCGGACTACAGGACTCTGGCTCTCCTGTTCTGTCTGATGGCGGTGGTGGGAGGCTTCCAGTCCATCGGAGTCTTCACCCTCCTTGGCCAGAAGCTCCTGGCCGGGGCAGGGAACGTGAGGAGGCTTTCCTCTGTGCTGGTGTTTCTGTGCTTCTTTTCCAGCATGATCATCACAAACGATGTGGCGCTTATCACCTTCGTACCCTTCACCATTCTGGTGTTCCGGATGACGGGAAAGGAGAAAAACCTGTTAAAGATCACGGTACTGGAAACCATCGCGGCCAATCTGGGAAGCATGGCCACGCCGGTGGGAAACCCGCAGAATCTGTACCTGTACTCCATCTCCGGCATCTCCATGAGCGAGTTTCTGGGGGCGGTGCTCCCCTACACGGTTCTGGCGGCAGCCCTGCTCTGCGCCGTTCTCTTTTTTGAAAAGAAGGAGAGAATCCGGGTGGAGGTGAGCATGGGGGCCCTGAATCTTCCGGTAAAGATCTTCTTTCGCCGGCTGGGGCTGTATCTGGGACTTCTGATTCTCTGCTTCCTTGTAGTCTTTCGGGTGCTTCCCTACCTGCCGGTTCTTGGTGTCGTGGCCGCGGCCGTGTACCTGTGCGACCGGAAAATTTTGAAGGAGATCGACTATATGCTCCTTCTGACCTTTCTCTGCTTCTTCGTATTCATCGGAAACGTAAAGCGCATTGACCAGGTGAGCTCCCTTCTGATGTCCATGATCCAGGGCAGGGAGCTCCTCACAGGCATTCTGGCCAGCCAGATTATCAGCAACGTGCCTGCGGCTATTTTGCTCTCCGGGTTTACGGAGCAGATTGTGCCTCTGCTCACTGCAGTGAATCTGGGAGGGCTCGGGACGCTGATTGCTTCCCTGGCAAGTCTGATTACATACAAGTTTTATACGAGAGAATTTGCGCAGCAGAAGGGAGAGTTTCTGAAGGTATTTACCAAGTGGAATGTGATATTTCTGGCGGCGCTTACGGCGGCAGCTTTTCTGATAGGGCTTATGGCTGGGTAA
- the rpe gene encoding ribulose-phosphate 3-epimerase, which produces MIRLAPSILGADFSHLGEQIQTVDEAGAQYIHLDVMDGAFVPSISFGMPVIQRLRPLTERVFDVHMMVEEPGRYVEDMKKAGADLICVHQEACCHLDRTVNQIKELGLKAAVALNPATPVSTLSCILGEIDMALIMSVNPGFGGQKFIPYTLEKVRELRRMSDERGLDLDIQVDGGVGLDNVRQVIEAGANVIVAGSAVFKGDAAANTRAFLEIFREYD; this is translated from the coding sequence ATGATACGATTAGCACCGTCAATTTTGGGAGCGGATTTTTCACATCTGGGGGAGCAGATTCAGACTGTAGATGAGGCCGGAGCCCAGTATATTCATCTGGATGTGATGGATGGGGCCTTTGTGCCCAGCATTTCCTTCGGAATGCCTGTGATCCAGAGACTTCGCCCGCTGACAGAGAGAGTGTTCGACGTCCACATGATGGTGGAGGAGCCGGGCCGCTATGTGGAGGATATGAAAAAGGCGGGGGCCGATCTGATCTGTGTGCACCAGGAGGCCTGCTGTCACCTGGATCGGACAGTGAACCAGATTAAGGAGCTGGGCCTGAAGGCCGCTGTGGCTCTGAACCCGGCTACCCCTGTGTCCACCCTCTCCTGCATTCTGGGAGAGATCGACATGGCGCTTATTATGTCGGTAAACCCGGGATTCGGAGGTCAGAAATTCATCCCCTATACTCTGGAAAAGGTGAGAGAGCTCCGCAGAATGAGCGATGAGAGGGGACTTGACCTGGATATTCAGGTGGACGGCGGCGTGGGCCTTGACAATGTGCGCCAGGTGATTGAGGCGGGCGCCAATGTGATTGTGGCAGGCTCCGCAGTTTTTAAGGGAGATGCGGCTGCAAACACCAGGGCATTTCTGGAAATTTTCAGGGAGTACGACTGA
- a CDS encoding Rqc2 family fibronectin-binding protein, with product MAFDGIVIASLVHEFNRTIAGGKIAKIAQPEKDELLFTIKNNRENYRLLLSVNASLPLAYLTDGNKNSPLTAPNFCMLLRKHIGNGRIVSVTQPGLERVIEFEIEHLDEMGDLCRKRLMVELMGKHSNIIFCTMDGVIIDSIKHISAQVSSVREVLPGREYFIPQTTDKLNPLAVDEEEIRAALSEFAGPVGKAVYCRLTGISPVMAEEFCHLASIDSSVPAADLSEAEQIHLSHTIALAMDSVREGQFSPCILFKGDEPSEFSALPFTALAPGFSLREYPSMSQVLETYYASRSTITRIRQKSSDLRRIVQTALERNYKKYDLQQKQLKDTEKRDKFRIYGELLNTYGYELSGGEKELSCLNYYTNETIRIPLDETKTAQENARKYFEKYNKQKRTFEALTELIQETKREIDHLESISASLDIALKEEDLTQIKMELTEYGFIKKHGPNMKKQKITSRPFHYLSSDGFHIYVGKNNYQNEELTFKFATGNDWWFHAKGIPGSHVIVKSEGRELPDRVFEEAGALAAFYSKGRENEKVEIDYIQKKNIKKVAGAAPGFVIYHTNYSLIAEPSNHFTEL from the coding sequence ATGGCATTTGACGGAATTGTCATCGCATCTTTGGTGCATGAGTTTAACCGCACCATTGCCGGCGGAAAGATCGCCAAGATTGCCCAGCCGGAAAAGGACGAACTTTTATTTACCATAAAAAATAACAGAGAAAACTACAGACTGCTTCTGTCTGTCAACGCAAGCCTTCCTCTGGCATACCTGACGGACGGGAATAAGAACAGCCCTCTCACAGCCCCGAATTTCTGCATGCTTTTGAGAAAGCACATCGGAAACGGGCGTATTGTCTCTGTGACCCAGCCGGGACTTGAGAGGGTCATTGAATTTGAAATTGAACATCTGGACGAGATGGGAGATCTCTGCCGCAAGAGGCTCATGGTAGAGCTGATGGGAAAACACAGCAACATCATTTTCTGCACCATGGACGGGGTCATTATCGACAGCATTAAGCATATCTCTGCCCAGGTAAGCTCCGTGCGGGAGGTTCTGCCGGGCAGAGAATATTTTATTCCCCAGACCACCGACAAGCTCAATCCCCTGGCCGTGGACGAGGAGGAGATCCGGGCCGCCCTCTCAGAGTTTGCCGGTCCTGTGGGAAAGGCCGTTTACTGCCGCCTGACAGGAATCAGCCCTGTAATGGCAGAGGAATTCTGTCATCTGGCAAGCATTGACTCCTCCGTCCCCGCCGCTGACCTGTCTGAGGCAGAGCAGATCCATCTGAGCCATACCATTGCGCTTGCCATGGATTCGGTGAGGGAGGGACAGTTCTCCCCCTGCATTCTCTTTAAGGGAGACGAGCCTTCCGAATTCTCTGCCCTGCCCTTTACAGCTCTGGCGCCGGGATTTTCCCTCAGAGAGTATCCTTCCATGAGCCAGGTGCTTGAAACCTACTACGCTTCCAGGAGCACCATCACCAGAATCCGCCAGAAATCCTCTGATCTCAGGCGCATCGTCCAGACCGCCCTGGAGCGAAACTACAAAAAGTACGATCTTCAGCAAAAGCAGCTGAAGGATACGGAAAAGCGGGATAAATTCCGCATTTACGGGGAACTCTTAAACACCTACGGCTATGAGCTGTCCGGCGGGGAAAAGGAGCTGTCCTGTCTCAACTACTACACAAATGAGACCATAAGGATCCCTCTGGATGAGACGAAAACGGCTCAGGAGAACGCCAGAAAATATTTTGAGAAGTACAATAAGCAGAAGCGCACCTTTGAGGCCCTGACGGAGCTCATACAGGAGACGAAGCGGGAGATCGACCATCTGGAATCCATCAGCGCCTCCCTGGACATCGCTCTGAAGGAGGAGGATCTGACGCAGATCAAGATGGAGCTGACCGAATACGGCTTCATTAAAAAACACGGCCCCAACATGAAAAAGCAGAAAATCACAAGCCGTCCCTTCCACTACCTCTCCTCCGACGGCTTCCACATCTATGTGGGAAAGAACAATTACCAGAATGAAGAGCTGACCTTTAAGTTCGCCACGGGAAACGACTGGTGGTTCCACGCAAAGGGGATCCCCGGTTCCCATGTCATCGTAAAGAGCGAGGGCAGAGAGCTCCCTGACCGGGTATTTGAGGAGGCCGGGGCTCTGGCAGCCTTCTACTCCAAGGGACGGGAAAATGAGAAAGTGGAGATCGACTACATTCAGAAAAAAAATATCAAAAAGGTGGCCGGAGCCGCCCCAGGCTTTGTCATCTACCACACCAACTATTCCCTGATCGCCGAGCCGAGCAACCATTTCACAGAGCTTTAA